The Tachysurus vachellii isolate PV-2020 chromosome 25, HZAU_Pvac_v1, whole genome shotgun sequence genomic sequence CACTCACATAGAGAATTTATCCTGTTTGCAGCAGCTCTCCAAACTGTAAGTGTACTGCTTAATCTTCTGTGTTATAATGAAGATTGAAATGCTGATGAAACCCTGATGAAAGTCTGTGCAGCGTTATTTTCAGTTAACCAATCAtgagctgtttattttttcaggtTCCTGGGGGGCAACAGCATTACGCTGGTCGAAGGGTTGGAACAATTGAGAGAGCTGAAGGAGCTGCACATCCAAGGGCAGAGACTCCCACCAGGAGAGAAGCTACTCTTTGACCCTCGCACAGTCTGTAGCCTGTCGGTGAGGAACTCTAGGTTGAACATTGCCCACACACTGGAGATCTGGACTCTGCCTCCATGTTAAGGGTCctcaaaatatatgtatataaacttTTAGAAACTATTTGCAGCATTCGCAAACTGCAAATATaccaattttgtttattttgataaCGACCTGAATTGCTATGAGTGTAGATGCAGCAGATTTCCCCCCAAAATTCTTCCTTTGCAGGAGAACCTTATATTCAATTATATATTATCTAAGAAGCTATTTTCAAGTTAAATATCTAAAGAAATTTTGATGACATTTGAAGATTTTATGAAGATGTCCATGTTACTCCATGTTCTTTGCAGGGGTCgctatgtgttttgaatattaacaacaacaacattgatGAGATACTGGATCTGACCGTTCTTAACAAACTGACACATTTATATGCCGCAGACAATCAGCTAGCGGACATACAGGTAACAttacatttcatatttatttttatttctttttttaatatttcatgtttatttctaaTTGACAGAACAGATTGCagtaatttattaaacaaaatcttGCATTATATGCTGAAGATTACATTTAAGAgtacaatattttattgtttatttgataGTTCTATCCACTATCGTGCATGAATACTAAATGTTGTAGTAAAAACTAATCCTGCAAATCCTCTCATCAGTTCCCAGTCTACAGACTTACACAGGGTTCAAATTATTCAACAAATCAGTGAGCTAGGTCTCCAGGGACCACCTTTACTGACAACTTAAACAAGCGCAAGTTTTCCTCCTTCCTTGCTAGACTTATTTTATTCTACATCACACATTTGTCACTCTAACTGCAGATTTGTGTGAgagattaaatttaatttcctcTTGTAAGAGGCCCTAGTGCGGATGAAACGCAACTTCATTTTTTTGCGATCATTTGCTGTATACAGGCTGAAAGACTTGCTGCTGTAGAAATGGGGAATGAATGCAAAAACCTTGTAGAATAGCTGTGCAGTAACTTCAGGCCAGGCCTCGGAGGCAGCACTTGAGATAATTGTGATACATGTGTCAAAGGCAGCTTTCATGTTTAGCAGATATTTCCTTTAATTTATACAACCCCTTGGCTAGTATTGATTCAGAATAGACAGGGCCCAAAGGATCGATCCCTGCTTTGCACAGTTCAGTGGGAATTCAGAGGAAACATTATGGATTTTTAAAAGAGATTATGACAAGCAGTCAGCCGAGTGACAAATGGGAATCTGCAGAGGCTGTTAGTGGCGCGTGGCCAGACGGGTGTGAATGGGGAATCGAAGTGCTGGTCAAATACAGGTTCATAACTGGCCATCATTAGTACagtgtggatctggagaagacCCGAGTCAGAGGTGCATTCAGCGCTCATACGGCTTGGGAGAGCAATTTGGTGCTGGGCAGTTCCCAGCCAAGCCCTCTGAGTGACGGCCCTGACACGATCATTTATCAAAGCCTGAGAGCGCGCTGCTCGCTGGGGTCCCGCTAGACTTGATTGCATGCGGACTGAAAAGTGGAAGCACTTTGGTTGAGACAGGAAGGCAACGAACAATCAGAGTGTGTCCAGAGAGTATTCATATTTCCACGATGGATTAATGTGTCTTTAGATAAACATACTCCGTGGGCAACAAGCTTGAGGGCTACTGCCCCAGGGAACTTGTTAGTCCGagtgacagtatttattaaAGCAAGCTGGTGTCTTGTTTATACCTTTATTTTCATAAGTAACTAAAGCTGCTAACTAAAGGTTTTTTGAAAATGCTGATTTTGAGAACCAGTTAAATCTTACCTAGAGTTGATATGCTGTTAAATTAGAGATGATAACAAAGCACAAACTCAATGTTCTCCTTTCAGGAATTGGAGACAGTGTTTAGCCAGTGGCCTCAGTTGCAACGAATGGATTTATGTGGAAATCCTGTCTGTCATAAACCCAAATACAGAGACAGACTAATTACCATTTGCACAAGGCTGGGTAAGAGCATTGAACCTCAAAATCATGGAATACAAAGTCAAACATTTAACAGAATTGTATTGTCCTGATAGTATTACTGAGTTTTTATCCGACCTTTGTTGTTTCTTATatctttcttatatttatttctaatacatAGAGGAACTTGATGGGAAGGGCATCACTGAAATGTCCAGGCAGTTCTTAATCAACTGGAAAGCCTCAAAAGATGCCAGGAAGAGAATAACAGATGGTAGAAAAacgacaggacaaatcacataTCCCTTTTCTGGTATGGACATCAGtactttttaatcttttatgactgatttctgtggtttCATAATAAAAGAAACTACTTTCTAAAATCAGAACACAGACATGTAGTGGCTGCTATAATACATgtaattacagtgtgtattatttgaaatatttgggtgaaatattatatatttgttttctatTCTAAACATTCAGATTAGTATTAAACATATCATACGATCGGTGTTCTTACATGTCATCAGCATGTAACTAAACACACTGAAGGATCATGACAAGATGTGTGACTCACTCTGTTTTCATTCCAGCTGACTTTCGCTTAGGCCCCCAACATTCCTTTGCCTATAACTCTGCTGGCTTTCTGGGGAAGAGGAAGCCGCTTTGGACTGGGAGACCCACCATAAAAATGAGGTCAGGCGCAGTGCGGACAGACTGCGGAGGCGTAAGGTATGAAGAGCATCAGCAATTCTTCTTAATTCCTAGCAAAATGGAATTTCTATCATTAGAATTTTTATCCCTTTACTGTTTATATTCTCAACAAAATTATGAGGTCTACCtaaaaatgtgtataaacaATATCAACGTAAACATGCACCATTTAGCAGCCTGCTTCCTTCCTCTGTCTTGATTGATAAATGACCTGCTATTTATCAAGttacatttcatatttttaacaCTCCATGCAAATAAACAACTTTCTCTTCTCTTAGGATATCAATTGCTTCACTTTGTTGCTGTATGTAAAGTCATGAGCTACAATTTAACTTTCTTAAATCTACCTGCTCCCCTGAGAGCATATTCATTTAGGTACTAGTCCCAGAGCTGTACCAGTTGATGTGGGCTGGCTTGCCCAAAAAATTCAGATGTAGATCCACATGCCATTTGCACTTGCTGTCCTCCAATGATTTAGCGAATTTATTCCCATTGCGGTTGAAAGAGCTTTGCTACCACTGTATCTCCAATAGTTTGACTGAGAAGGTGCCCTGACAAGCTTCTTAGAAATCAGATAATGCATGTGATCGACTTCACCATGAGCGACTAGCAggtgtgatagatagatatattaaaatgaaatatctgTCACTCAAATGCCAAAATAACAGAATAGAAATTCATTACAAAAAAGACTTCATAAATCCTATATGTCTTTCTGAGAATACTTAATATAGACCCAGATcttatttttaatcttaatgTTACAATGGATTGATTATTTGGAGAGTAActaatgctaaataataaaGTTGTTTATGCCCATAATTTAATGTTCTTgttcatatatatgtgtgtgtgtgatttactcTTAAAGCTTGTGCACAACGTACACCATCACAAGTAAAAGAAACACATTGACAGAgaaaagtatttttgtatttgagaCTGTATAATATTGTGGATAATAACTGTAAGGTCACCTTTAATGTGtcaaattaatacaaatattccTGAATGTTCAGTTAAAGTTAAACTTAATATTATGTGTAAAAAGCACTCATAATGTAGGTTTTTGTTGAATGAATTTTATTGTCCATCAAATTTTCCTCCTGTGTTAATAATAAGGAGAATGTTATTTTAACATGTATAACCTCTATATAAGTGGCTGTCGTTTTTGTTCTTCACAGGAGAATGGAGAATCACGAAGAGCCCCTGAGTGAGGGACTAATTACAGATGTTCAAGAGACGACAGTTCAGAGTCATACACCTCTCTGAGCAATCGTCTAGAAGAAACTTTGTGGACCTCTTAGACATTTCCCATGGCCTGCACCCCGCATACAGACAGTTCATCACGAGTGCATGTGGAATGGATCGGAGTGCTCACAAAAAGATCAAGTCCACAGTAATTGTCTGTCACAATGTCATAATGCCAGATTCAGAGCTGTAGCACACTGACACTCTGAGTCTTGCCTTTCACTTACACACTGCCTCTGTCTTCAATCGGTTTATTGACAGCAGTTGGATTAAATGATGCCTGTAAGAAGTTGAGCTTTATCGTAAgggctgtttttgtgtttttgatattttattttatgagttGACTATTTGTTGAACATAAGGACTTAAGCAAGCCAGTGtgtgaattaaaatatattattcattcttttCTCTGTGCTTTGTCTTTAAGTGGAACTTAATAAACGGTACacttctgttttaattttcctgtcataataaaaaaaatcttatttaacTTGTATTACattatgtattaaattatttttgccTTACACAAATGTACTATGTGTAAACTATGATAAACTATGCACTACATTCCTCTTGAACCTACAGGcagtagctttatttatttttatttatttatttttttagaaaaggTGAAATCTATAAAATATGTGAACtaaacatgcatatatatatatatatatatatatatatatatatatatatatatatatatatatatatatatatatacatatatatatgcgtgtgtgtgtgtgtgtgtgtgtgttattttttatactcattttcccttttttgtgaaattaattttattttcaataatgAAGAATACTTAAGAGTACATGGCGATTAGATGCCTTTCTTGTGGTCACTGTTCTCTGTAATAAACCCCATGCTGTAATTGGCCTGTCTATTGAAGAACTTTTTTTCTGACCACTCCGCGGTTTACTGTGTAAGACGGAGAGTAATTAGGCAGAGGAGCTTACCTAACCTCATTTACAGTGCTTCATAATTAGTGGCCTGGAGCTAAACTGTTACTTCATCCTTACAAAAACACTGTGTATTAAGAGCAGTCTGAGATATACAAGTTATGAATAATTCCATTCATTAATTCCCCGACATCTCCGTGTGTGGACTCTGGAAATCAGGGTGATTAATATGAGAGTCTCACAAGAATTTCCTCATACTTGCCTGTTGATTGCGGTGTTTAGAGCTTATTTATTGGCTGTGAATCAAAGTGCTGACTGCTGCTTAAAATATCATGCAAAAAATCCTACAATGTCCAACTTTCTGAACCAGTGACAGCCAGCAGAACAAAGGTGATATGATATTCTACCACTTCTAATAATCGTccaaccaaaagaaaaaacaaaaccatacaaatatttacattaaatggAAATATTACTACAAAATACTTTAGATGGGGTATAATTCGGATAGTCTCAGAAATAAAGTTAGCCATTTCTATCACCAAGAGTACACGTGGAATGTAAAGTGCATGGAGTGTTCTCCAGGTAAAATATACATACTAAAGGTACCAATCGAGACCGAATTGTACAGTTTGGAGACCGAATTGTACAGTTTGGAAACCTTCAATGCGTTCGGTGACatcataatgttatttttttgggGTTATTTGTACCATTTCACGTTCATGTATAATGTTTCAATAGAGCTTGttcagaaataaatgtgtgtggccGAAAAATGCTGCCTTGCGTTGGAGGTCGGTCTCCTCTACCCTATAGCGAAAGCAGAGGAAAAGGAGAAAGCGCAGGAGAAGGAACCTCATGCGCCGCCCGTGCGTTTAAAGCCTTGTGATTAATTGCACCGAAGTGAAGAACTTGTCAGCTCGTTGTTTTCCCAATAAATTAGAGGCTCCTGAGACCTGACGCGCTCAGGTGAGGGATTGGCACAGACACGGAGACATAAAAACGCACCTTCTTCAGTAACCGCGCCCGGTTTTCAGGCTACACATATTTTTTGCAGTTGGAACGGAACTATACATCTCTATAGGAGCGGTGTGTTAGAGAACTCCAACTTTCCTGTCTTCATGTGTACTTTTTTGAGTGAAATTTGAGTGACGGTATGTACGTGCTCTCTCATATTTACTCGTTTTAAAACATGGTcggtttttaaatatttcagttttaacaattttaataaaactttaCAGTACTTTCTCTGGTGATGGCTAAACCATTTGGTGACGTTTGGCATTGCATTATAGACATAATACGCATTAGAACTGtcagtaattttttttgcatagaCATTCTTGTATTCTTGTGATGAAAAAGATTAAATCTTGAAGTTTGACAGTTTAAACGATGTCAGTATTTTATATTGCGCGTGTTTATTCTTGTATAGATCGTAGATTAAATtgacattaatttatttttgtaagaaaTGTTAAGAATGTTTCTGCATTTTTGTATATGGGATGATGCTGTGAGGGTATTTGTATGTTTAACACTGTTCAACTTTAATTTGTGTAAAATCTTTCTCTTAAACTTTGAAATATAGTTATTCTGTAAAGCAAGTCAGATATAAAAATCCTGCGTCGTTCAGCACAATATTTGTCATGTATAGATCTGTCACAGATTTAAGTCTAGTGTTGACTAATTTATTGTTcctattaagaaaaaaaaatctctgtacTTTTTAGGTTCGGAACTGATATCTAGTGGATGGAATTGGATGCGTAACAATTATGGATGACAGTCCCACATCCAGCCCGAGCTCTAGCCCGAGTCCCGACGCGCTGAATGCAGACCGTAGACGTGGGCGCGTGCTTTCAGGCGGTGGTCTGGGAACCAGGGGACGACCCGCAGCAGCCAACGCTGCGCGCGAGCGGAGTCGCGTTCAGACCCTCAGACATGCGTTTCTGGAGCTCCAGAGGACCCTGCCATCGGTACCGCCCGACACCAAACTTTCCAAACTCGATGTGCTCATATTAGCCACTACATACATCGCTCATCTGACTAAAACCCTACAGGAAGAGGGCATGGAAGAAGGAGACGGCTCAAAACGAAGCGAACCGTTAAATTCACTCAAAGGCAGCGGTTACCTGCATCCTGTGAAAGTGAGTACTTTAGAGTAGGGATTGCATTTTGTGTATTACtgtattgtttcttttcacAGTGTACACACGACATTCACAAAGTAGTTTAAATTTTAGGGGTTTGTAGTATCGAGACCTCTGTTTTACCCTGTGTTTCCACATTTGGttgtcttttattgttttaaacatttttcaatgtaattacttttattggtgttttctgatttattaatattattatacagcACTTTGGCTGACACTTatgctatttttaaaatgcaatttaaatCTATCACTTGAAAGCTAGTTTTAGAAACGCTGACACCTAAAATAATCACCTCGTTTATGCTTTGGATTGTTATGATTAAtttctaattttttattatttttatgttggtttttttttcagaaatggcCCATGCGTTCGAGGTTGTATATCGGTGCCAGTGGCCAGTTCCTGAGTAATTCAGGCCCGAATGAAAATCAAGGagcttcatcatcctcatctcagACATAATCTCTTTGCACACAAGACTTTCTTTTCAATAAAATGAAGCTTTAGATGATCAACGCAGAGCCAAACATGTGGACCACTTCTACTGTAAGCTCTCATTATGTGGTTTTTAGCTCTGAACGATTAACTTGCGCCTTAAATCGTCTTCACTCTGCAAAGGAACTGaaactatattatataattgatactatataattttcttttttttttcccaccaatTTCATATTGAAATGAGTGCAAATAAGAACAAAAGACTGCATGGCGATTGTGTTGCTGCTTGTTTACGGCACACTTACATGTATCCTAATTATTTGTCATTTGTACATAATTTGTATATAATcatcagtgatttttttatgtcttaCTAAATAGAGAAGGGGACTCTGCTCAAAGTTCTGTGTCATTTGTGTAGCTATATGTCGGGATATTGAGCTGTCATGCTTGACTTGTTGGCTATGCACTTTGAGTTAAAGTATTTGCACTAAACACACGTGTGAATAACGTAACATTTGTCATGTGAAGAGGTCTGTCAGGATCAGAACAATGGTTGGAATAAGTCTAGTAGAATCCCTGCTCGTTCCgttgtctgtgtatttgtggattgtaaataaaaaagttaaaaaaaaagacccctAATTTAAAACGACCTGCCACTTTCAGATTATGACATTAGCAAcaacaaatattttgtattgtatgatttaaatgttttcagataGAAAACAAGGATTTCATGATGTCCTGATTACACAAATTATGTTTGGAAATTCTTTAAATCATGAAACGCATTTACATACTTTACTATTGTGCTTTTGTCTTAGTAATTTAAAtagttcattaaataaaataaaatacagcatgAATTCACTTGTCCGTTGACTGACTCACCACAGGCAGAAATATAAACAGGCATTTAATAGTCATGTTACTAaactcttgtttttttattttacaagtgTTGGAGTTAAAGTAGAGTTCAGTACATCTTGATTTTTGTTTGAAAGTGAAAAGCAAAAATCTACTTAAACTTGAGGTGCTCATTtatggtaataaataaataaataaataaataaataaataaataaataaataaaaacacttgtaGTATTTGTAAGATCCTAGCATGTGTAAGAAATCACATTAACCTGAGTGCATTGCACTACATTAGTCAGTTTTCCTGCAATGGTATTGACCCTAAATCATCTATGAGCATTgggtttatttttgtcacaatatttatttttatttactatatgTAGACATGAGTCATGTGCTTAATAAACGTTAGGTGAATTTCTGGAGCTTTTATTgccattaataaattaaaattcacaaacaccttttttttaaatcctcaaGGTgcttgaaaaaaatgtttgtatcaaTTAAACAAGGCAGGATAAATACACATGTCTAGCcttttgtcaaaaaaaacattttaaaaatttggGGAcgaatattttcatttatttctgccTTCACTTTCAtgtgttatttttaagtttACTTCTTAGTACCTATATCTAATCACGAGTACCTTGAGATTAAGaataaaactattattttaaaaaactatCATTCTACGTCAGAATTCTTGTCACCACTCATGCTTTACTAAGGGTCTAGTGCGCATGTGCATTTTTTTGCAGCAGGAAGCCTGGCTTAAATAACAAACCGCGCATGCGCAAGGTCTCTTTCTTTGCAGCATGGATCCTCGAATGGAGAATTTCAAGGGCCGCAGAGTCGCTAAAGCAGATtgcttaaaaatgttaaattacgTCTTTTCAGGTAAAATACGATTAAAGTTGTTGCTGTAACAGTATTTAAACACGTTTTGTTGAAATAAGGGCAtgcgttttttaatttttgcgTTGCTCCTGGCCTAGTTTCAGAACATTTTGTTGTGTAGATTTGATAAATGTTatgttgaaaataaatgttaaattgaaAAATCACGGTTCTTTAACTTGACCAAAAGTCCCCACGTTGATTAAAAGTAAATTTCGAGGTCTTTGTGCTACTTCGTTGTCCATCTGTGACCACGTGGTGATTACTGTTTCCTTTACAGACTCAAGTGGTTTAGATCTTTAGAAAAATAACAAGCACATAGGGAGAGGATGTCGATGGTAAAATGCAGTTTTTGATAAGAATAAAGCTGGTTGTTGAAAAGGTCAATTTTAAAACTGAACTAATATTTTAAAACTTATATATAAACGAACTGCTGTTATGTAAATTCTAACTAAAACTAATGTTACTGCAAAAGCAGGATTTAAGATGTAACTGGATAAAACATGCTGTAGGTAAATAAGAAAGATGTTAATTAAACTAAATGTGGATTACACACTTggtgtttcattatttttattcctctaGACGTTGAGTGGATTATATAATCGATGGGATGTAATTCAACTAATTTGCCTTCAAGGAGATTAAAATAACTAGCATCCCcatacacctgtgtgtgtatatatatttgaatagcACGAGGCTATATATAACctgttatttataatttttattaagttattgtgtgatggtgtgttcaaCAGGCAGATTTACTTCTCACTTACAGCAGTTATAAATCATGTTGGCAGTTCCATGTCCCACTTGGGTTGATAAATTGCTCCTTTAGTCTTCACATTGCTGTTGGTAGGACTGTCTGCTGGTTATGACCAGGTCTGTTGTCCCTTGTGAGGCCACGTTGGCTTGGGATTGGTCTTCACATGATCATTTGCTGGGAAATTCTGAATTTCTATTCCTCTCTGAGGGGCTATGGTCTTGGCAAAGGTCCTGACCTTGAGTTGTACTAGCCATGGTAAGACCTTTTGTGTTGGTGCGAGATGATGTGCTCTCAAGCTGTGTTACATGTGCCCTTTGATCTTTGGTTCATCAGTCAAGATTTGGAGTGGAGTTGAGTTCACTTATTGATTGTTCCCTCAGTGCTGCTTATGTGAAGCTGTGTAAAATCAATAGTTGTGACGGAATAAGACTAATTGGGAACTAGTTACTTAAGGTGTAGGTGTCGGTGGTGGTCTTGACCAAACCTCAAATGTATAGTACAGCTCAGTTATACGTTTTTAAATTTGACGTGGTGAATATGGGGACAAATTTaacaatttttgtttttctgttcagcAGGAAACCTATATGATGACCAAGACCATGGCTGATATGGAGACTACAAGGTAATACGACAGTATTCCATCCAAATCATACTTCACACcatgacaaacaaaaaattcagaTTGTGGAGTATTGTATTATTGAACATTCTGTTGAgctgtgatgacatcacattttTGCCGTTTACCCATCTGACCAGTTTGGGTTGTTGATAATGTGACTATCTGAGCATTCAATATTAGAATCATTTAATTCCAAAAGTATTACGTTAATCATGAACTATgggattaaaatgtattttctcgacagaaatgaaaaattctggaaagaaaaaaaacctgagcCTAGATGTCTGGAACAAGGTatgtcaaatatttttaaagttacaattattttaaaacaactgGTCAGTCTGTGGTTATACTTTATTGAAAGTTAATGTAAACCGTGATGTACTAAAAGGCGTTTTAGTGACCGTGAGGCATTTTTTCTTCTGACCTGCCCCCCAGTGgacagagcttttttttttttttttcgtctagATAAGAAAGTGAGCATGTACACAGAGGAGCACATGAATAATGCTTGGTGCTGAGAGCTGTCAAATGTCTTGATATTTACCATACTATAAGATTATACACCAGTACTCTTAGTCTGGCGTTGTAAAACTTATCATCTGGTGAAGAAGGAAAAAACCTCCATtctatttttcctcttttcttgtCCTGAATATTAGATGGAGAACAGTGAGTGCTGAATAGAAGTTTCTGCAGTTTGTATTGCATCAAGgtgagaaatgttttctttgtggACATGAAATGATGTACTAAGTGATGTACTAACTATGATGATTTTCATGTTTTTGCCGTTTACCCATCTGACCAGTTTGGGTTGTTGATAATGTGATCATCTGAGTTCAATGGTAGCATCATTTATGATGGGGTATCTTATGTGAACAGTTGGTGAAATTGAGATGTTTGTTCTCGCTTCAGAAATGGGTGTGGATATTAAACTGAATGTCTCAGGACGTGGTAAGACAACCCCACCGCTCCCCACACCCCTCAATATTTTACCTGAGAATGCATTCatgatgattttcatatttttgcCGTTTACCCATCAGACCAGATTGGGATGTTGATAATGTGACCCTCTGAAAAGCCATCTTGGGTTATGTACAGTAACTGTTTGTGGGATAGCATGTTGTTAAactaagatttatttttgtttcatgtaaatattttacagaaacTGATTCTGACTTTGGAGGTGCAAGTCATAAATTgcttgtattttataaatatggTAGGATTATGAATTCATACATTACAGCTGTGAACAATAAATATTGCAGAAATGTTAACAAATATTACCCA encodes the following:
- the LOC132839916 gene encoding transcription factor 24-like, whose translation is MGYNSDSLRNKVSHFYHQEYTWNVKCMECSPVDGIGCVTIMDDSPTSSPSSSPSPDALNADRRRGRVLSGGGLGTRGRPAAANAARERSRVQTLRHAFLELQRTLPSVPPDTKLSKLDVLILATTYIAHLTKTLQEEGMEEGDGSKRSEPLNSLKGSGYLHPVKKWPMRSRLYIGASGQFLSNSGPNENQGASSSSSQT
- the ppp1r42 gene encoding protein phosphatase 1 regulatory subunit 42, whose protein sequence is MVRLTVDLIGRSNKGLKSSRNVSIQHYLKKLTHLNFSNRNIDDIDDISICRNLTVLYLYDNQITRICNLNFASNLKHLYLQNNKITHIENLSCLQQLSKLFLGGNSITLVEGLEQLRELKELHIQGQRLPPGEKLLFDPRTVCSLSGSLCVLNINNNNIDEILDLTVLNKLTHLYAADNQLADIQELETVFSQWPQLQRMDLCGNPVCHKPKYRDRLITICTRLEELDGKGITEMSRQFLINWKASKDARKRITDGRKTTGQITYPFSADFRLGPQHSFAYNSAGFLGKRKPLWTGRPTIKMRSGAVRTDCGGVRRMENHEEPLSEGLITDVQETTVQSHTPL